A stretch of Mus caroli chromosome 5, CAROLI_EIJ_v1.1, whole genome shotgun sequence DNA encodes these proteins:
- the LOC110295303 gene encoding transmembrane protease serine 11G, producing the protein MYQPGILVRRKCVWKPWTVALITVALLLALAVLIGLLVYFLVYDEKTHYYQASFWIPSIKYSSDLSKEQSKFRTNLKQKISNEIDVIFQRSSLKHHYVKSQVVNFRPSNDGVKADVLIKFQIPHKNVGTLKRQADNILHEKLQSSQSFLKRDVSLPYLREMNAAQAEHILNSDCGSGMEYPPIARIADGKPADKASWPWQSSLQVEGIHLCGASLIGSQWLVTSAHCFDNYKNPKLWTVSFGRTLSSPLTTRKVESIIVHENYASHKHDDDIAVVKLSSPVLFSENLRRVCLPNATFQVLPKSKVFVTGWGALKANGPFPNSLQEVEIEIISNDVCNQVNVYGGAISSGMICAGFLTGKLDACEGDSGGPLVISDNRNKWYLLGIVSWGIDCGKENKPGIYTRVTHYRDWIKSKTSI; encoded by the exons GCCAGGAATACTGGTTAGAAGAAAATGTGTCTGGAAACCATGGACGGTCGCCCTCATTACCGTGGCTCTTTTGCTGGCTTTGGCAGTGCTCATTGGTCTACTTGTTTACTTTTTGGTGTATG atgagAAGACTCATTACTACCAGGCCTCCTTCTGGATTCCCAGTATTAAATATAGCTCAGATTTGTCCAAAGAGCAGTCGAAATTTCGGACTAACCTGAAACAAAAAATCAGCAATGAG atagATGTGATATTTCAAAGATCCAGTTTAAAGCATCATTATGTCAAATCTCAAGTTGTCAACTTTCG GCCCAGTAACGATGGGGTAAAAGCAGATGTACTGATTAAATTTCAGATTCCCCATAAGAATGTGGGTACTTTGAAAAGGCAAGCTGATAACATTTTGCATGAGAAGTTACAATCCTCCCAGAGCTTCTTGAAGAGAGATGTTTCACTACCTTATCTTAGAG AAATGAACGCAGCACAAGCAGAACACATTCTAAACAGTG ACTGCGGCTCCGGGATGGAGTACCCACCCATAGCAAGAATCGCTGATGGCAAACCTGCAGACAAGGCGTCTTGGCCTTGGCAAAGCAGCCTGCAGGTGGAAGGCATTCATCTCTGCGGTGCTTCTCTCATTGGATCCCAGTGGCTAGTGACCTCCGCTCACTGCTTTGACAA TTACAAAAATCCCAAACTGTGGACAGTAAGTTTTGGACGGACCCTTAGCAGTCCACTGACAACACGGAAGGTGGAGTCCATCATCGTTCACGAGAACTACGCCTCCCACAAGCACGACGACGACATAGCTGTGGTCAAGCTCTCCAGCCCCGTGCTGTTTTCTGAAAATTTGCGCAGAGTCTGTCTCCCTAATGCGACTTTTCAAGTCTTGCCGAAGAGTAAAGTGTTTGTCACCGGATGGGGAGCACTGAAAGCGAATG GTCCCTTTCCCAATTCTCTGCAAGAGGTTGAAATAGAGATCATAAGTAATGATGTATGCAATCAAGTTAATGTATATGGTGGTGCTATATCCTCAGGAATGATATGCGCTGGATTCTTGACAGGAAAACTAGATGCCTGTGAA GGTGATTCTGGAGGACCTCTGGTTATTTCGGATAATAGAAATAAGTGGTATCTTCTTGGAATTGTTAGTTGGGGAATAGActgtggaaaagaaaacaagcccGGAATTTACACCAGAGTGACTCATTATCGGGACTGGATTAAATCTAAAACTAGCATCTAA